TCTTGCTCTGTTTTGGCTAACTGAAAACCTTTAGCTTCTAAATCTGGAAGTAAAGTCCTGGTATCTTCTCTCTTATTAAAATCATCAAGACCTCCTCCGATAAATACATCTAAGTGGTCGGAAATAAAGAATTCGGCAATCTCTTCATATAGTTTTCGACTCGGAACATGTGCTACAAAAGAAGCAGGTGTAGCATGGGTGATTTTTGCTGCAGCAACCAATCCTGTTGCTTTGCCATGTTGTGAAGCTATTTCTAAAATGCTTTCTACTGCATTACTATCTGCATCCATGCCAATAAAACCATTATTGGTTTTTATTCCACAGGCCATTGAAGTTCCTCCGGCAGCTGAGTCTGTCTTATATTTATTTTTGCTCTTTGTTTTTTGCAAACCTAATCTATTGGCATATTCAATATATAATTGATCATTATTTGCGCTTAATCCAGCAAATACTTCACTCACACCCATTCCATCTCCTATTAATAAGATGATGTTTTTAATTTCCGCATTTGGATTTACTACAGCGGGAATCACTTCTACCTGGTGTTGATTATTAGTAGTATAGGTTTGTCCAACAGCTTCTTTTTTATAATCTCCTTTTAAATATGCTTTGGCTTGAGTAGTCTTAGCAGTTTGAGTAGTTTGAGCCCATGAAAACTGAGCCATAAAAACTAATAGAATTAAAATCTTTATTCTTTGAATCATTATATTTGCTTTAATTTGAAAGTGTAAAATTACAAATTCTTTCCAGCTAGCAGGTTTCCTGAGGATGGAAATTCAATAATTAAGCATTCTTTAAGATATAATTAATGATAAATGAGTAATACGAGTCAAAACTAGCGCTTAGAGTAAATTGTTGGCAGTTTTATTTCAAAGTGAACCACAATAGATCTCAGTATAATGATAATAAAAATAGCTAATAATTCCACCCATAAACCATTCATACCTAAGTTATGGAGGACAAAATACAAACTACCTCCAAAAATACTAATAGTGGCATAGACTTCTTTTTGAAATATCATGGGTACGTCATTCACTAAAATATCACGAATAACTCCACCAAAAGCACCAGTTATTGTACCAAGAGCAATACAACTCACACCTGACAAATCATTTTGTATTCCAATCTTTACTCCAATAATGGTGTATAAAGCCAATCCAATAGTATCAAATAAGGATAATGTAGTACGAAGGTAGCCCAGTTTCTTCCTAAATAAAATAGAAAAAATAGTACCTCCAATAATGATATAAGTATAGATGGGTTCTGTAAGCCAAAACACAGAACGATTGGCAATAATTACATCACGAAGCGATCCTCCACCCACAGCAGTTGCAAAGGCAATAATAAAAACGCCAAATAAATCGAGTTTCTTCTCCATCGCCGTCAAAGCACCTGAAATAGCAAAGGCAAACACCCCTACAACCGTGATGATATCTATAATTTGTTCCACTGGTTCCATGCTGCAAAGTAAATGCAAAATGCATTGTTTTAATCACTTTTTGTAAATTTATTTTCATTCAAAATTGACATCTGAT
This Lentimicrobium sp. L6 DNA region includes the following protein-coding sequences:
- a CDS encoding alkaline phosphatase yields the protein MIQRIKILILLVFMAQFSWAQTTQTAKTTQAKAYLKGDYKKEAVGQTYTTNNQHQVEVIPAVVNPNAEIKNIILLIGDGMGVSEVFAGLSANNDQLYIEYANRLGLQKTKSKNKYKTDSAAGGTSMACGIKTNNGFIGMDADSNAVESILEIASQHGKATGLVAAAKITHATPASFVAHVPSRKLYEEIAEFFISDHLDVFIGGGLDDFNKREDTRTLLPDLEAKGFQLAKTEQELDKIKGGKIAGLLSSGHIDKYPARGEFLPNSTNKAIEILSKDEDGFFLMVEGSQIDWGGHDNSVGYVVEEMLDFDRTVGEALKFAAKDGHTLVIITADHETGGMSVHDADPEKGKVEGRFTTGSHSSVMVPVFAYGPGADAFMGIYENTEIFRKMMEAFKFETTSNQ
- a CDS encoding trimeric intracellular cation channel family protein → MHLLCSMEPVEQIIDIITVVGVFAFAISGALTAMEKKLDLFGVFIIAFATAVGGGSLRDVIIANRSVFWLTEPIYTYIIIGGTIFSILFRKKLGYLRTTLSLFDTIGLALYTIIGVKIGIQNDLSGVSCIALGTITGAFGGVIRDILVNDVPMIFQKEVYATISIFGGSLYFVLHNLGMNGLWVELLAIFIIIILRSIVVHFEIKLPTIYSKR